A genomic window from Streptomyces mirabilis includes:
- the lepB gene encoding signal peptidase I has protein sequence MDTEAQHTERDRSSRPTDSEDISDDEGPEGRSRFALVDRAADWLPGGRITLTVLVCLLFLVLFSNFVMQPFEIPSSSMERGLRIGDRVLVNKLAYRFGAEPRRGDVVVFDGTGYFGNADYVKRVVGVGGDHVVCCDKEGRLEVNGRSVDESTFLYPGDSPSDVSFDVVVPTGSLFLLGDHRSDSSDSRDHLGSPGGGMVPVGDVIGRADWIAWPAGHWTRLQRAAAYARVPTADGVHG, from the coding sequence ATGGACACCGAAGCACAGCACACGGAGCGCGACCGCTCCTCCCGCCCCACCGACTCCGAGGACATCTCGGACGACGAGGGGCCGGAGGGACGGTCGCGTTTCGCGTTGGTGGACCGGGCCGCCGACTGGCTCCCAGGTGGGCGGATCACTCTGACCGTGCTGGTCTGCCTGCTGTTCCTGGTGCTGTTCAGCAACTTCGTGATGCAGCCGTTCGAGATTCCCAGCAGCTCGATGGAGCGCGGATTGAGGATCGGAGACCGCGTTCTCGTAAACAAGTTGGCGTACCGTTTTGGTGCTGAGCCGCGGCGCGGCGATGTCGTCGTGTTCGACGGCACCGGGTATTTCGGGAACGCCGACTACGTCAAACGCGTCGTCGGTGTGGGGGGAGACCACGTGGTCTGCTGCGACAAGGAGGGGAGGCTCGAGGTGAACGGCCGGTCGGTCGACGAGTCGACGTTTCTGTACCCGGGGGACAGCCCGTCCGACGTCTCCTTCGACGTCGTGGTGCCCACCGGCAGCCTGTTCCTCCTCGGAGACCACCGCAGCGACTCGAGCGACTCCCGCGACCACCTGGGGTCTCCTGGCGGCGGCATGGTCCCCGTCGGTGATGTGATCGGCAGGGCCGACTGGATCGCCTGGCCCGCGGGCCACTGGACCCGGCTGCAGCGTGCCGCCGCCTACGCGCGTGTGCCCACCGCGGACGGCGTCCATGGGTAA
- the lepB gene encoding signal peptidase I has protein sequence MGNRGRPRGVSDHAADNLLPTGTRRAAGGAVRPGRAERRKLQRKVKRRRRRSAIKEIPLLVGVAVLIALVLKTFLVQAFVIPSGSMENTIQIGDRVLVDKFTPWFGSKPQRGDVVVFKDPGNWLAGEKTTKKNDPVVVKQVKEGLTAIGLLPSDNDKDLIKRVVAVGGDTVKCCDTQGRVTVNGMPLNEPYIQAGNKPSDFPFEETVPKGRLWVMGDHRANSADSRYHRTEKYGGTVSESSVVGRAMVIAWPFGHWTRLKEPDTFASVPSGSATALGPSHRVASADLNRLIPLPSPAELPLVMGVVGLRRIRRRRRHGVRSGCGGFGGRRTIRTRWPRGAAGATRRIGHPGHDRRHGLRE, from the coding sequence ATGGGTAACCGCGGCAGGCCACGTGGGGTCTCCGACCACGCCGCCGACAACCTGCTGCCCACCGGCACCCGGCGCGCCGCCGGCGGCGCCGTACGACCCGGCCGTGCCGAACGCCGCAAGCTCCAGCGCAAGGTCAAGCGGCGCCGACGGCGCTCCGCCATCAAGGAGATACCCCTCCTCGTGGGCGTCGCGGTGCTCATAGCCCTGGTCCTCAAGACCTTCCTCGTCCAGGCCTTCGTGATCCCGTCGGGTTCCATGGAGAACACGATCCAGATCGGCGACCGTGTGCTCGTCGACAAGTTCACGCCATGGTTCGGCTCCAAGCCCCAGCGTGGCGACGTCGTCGTCTTCAAGGACCCCGGCAACTGGCTGGCAGGGGAGAAGACCACCAAGAAGAACGACCCCGTCGTCGTCAAGCAGGTCAAAGAGGGCCTGACGGCCATCGGTCTGCTGCCCTCCGACAACGACAAGGACCTCATCAAGCGGGTCGTCGCGGTCGGCGGCGACACCGTGAAGTGCTGCGACACCCAAGGGCGCGTGACCGTCAACGGCATGCCGCTCAACGAGCCGTACATCCAGGCAGGGAACAAGCCGTCGGACTTCCCCTTCGAGGAGACGGTGCCCAAGGGCCGTCTCTGGGTGATGGGCGACCACCGAGCCAACTCGGCCGACTCCCGCTACCACCGCACCGAGAAATACGGCGGTACCGTCTCCGAGAGTTCGGTCGTCGGCAGAGCCATGGTCATCGCCTGGCCCTTCGGGCACTGGACCCGTCTGAAGGAACCGGACACGTTCGCGTCCGTACCGAGCGGGTCGGCAACCGCCCTCGGCCCGTCGCATAGGGTGGCGTCCGCGGATCTCAATCGATTGATCCCGCTCCCGAGCCCTGCGGAACTCCCGCTCGTTATGGGAGTGGTGGGCCTGCGCCGGATCCGGCGCAGGCGGCGGCACGGAGTGAGGAGTGGATGTGGGGGATTTGGCGGTCGGCGCACGATCCGGACACGATGGCCCCGAGGAGCAGCCGGAGCGACCCGACGGATCGGCCACCCCGGCCACGACCGACGTCACGGGCTCCGGGAGTGA
- the lepB gene encoding signal peptidase I has product MGDLAVGARSGHDGPEEQPERPDGSATPATTDVTGSGSDSGDGGGSTKEQGEQEPKPKKPRSFWKELPLLIGIALVLALLIKTFLVQAFSIPSDSMQNTLQQGDRVLVDKLTPWFGSEPSRGEVVVFHDPDNWLAGEPTPNPNAVQTFLSKIGLMPSANEKDLIKRVIGVAGDTIECKGTGPVTVNGKALNEDSYVYAGNTPCSVDDQGGQFKVTVPKGKIWVMGDHRQNSLDSRYHQQDDHQGFVPVGNVVGRAIVIAWPPTRWDTLPIPDTFDQNLSAAAPGALGLAGAVPLVLWRRRRLTAGNPRVSGRGTAG; this is encoded by the coding sequence GTGGGGGATTTGGCGGTCGGCGCACGATCCGGACACGATGGCCCCGAGGAGCAGCCGGAGCGACCCGACGGATCGGCCACCCCGGCCACGACCGACGTCACGGGCTCCGGGAGTGACTCGGGGGACGGCGGCGGCAGTACGAAGGAGCAGGGCGAGCAGGAGCCGAAGCCCAAGAAGCCACGTTCCTTCTGGAAGGAACTCCCGCTCCTCATCGGTATCGCGCTCGTTCTCGCGCTGCTGATCAAGACCTTCCTGGTCCAGGCGTTCTCGATTCCCTCGGACTCGATGCAGAACACCCTCCAGCAGGGCGACCGGGTCCTGGTCGACAAGCTCACCCCGTGGTTCGGTTCGGAGCCCTCGCGCGGCGAGGTCGTCGTCTTCCACGACCCCGACAACTGGCTGGCGGGCGAGCCCACGCCCAACCCGAACGCCGTGCAGACGTTCCTCAGCAAGATCGGCCTGATGCCGTCCGCCAACGAGAAGGACCTCATCAAGCGGGTCATCGGCGTCGCCGGTGACACGATCGAGTGCAAGGGCACCGGCCCGGTGACGGTCAACGGCAAGGCACTGAACGAGGACTCGTACGTCTACGCCGGGAACACCCCGTGCAGCGTCGACGACCAGGGCGGCCAGTTCAAGGTGACGGTACCCAAGGGCAAAATCTGGGTCATGGGTGACCACCGGCAGAACTCGCTGGACTCGCGCTATCACCAGCAGGACGACCACCAGGGCTTCGTGCCGGTGGGCAATGTCGTCGGCCGCGCCATCGTGATCGCCTGGCCGCCCACCCGCTGGGACACGCTGCCGATTCCCGACACCTTCGACCAGAACCTCAGCGCGGCCGCTCCGGGTGCGCTCGGGCTGGCCGGCGCGGTGCCGCTGGTGCTGTGGCGCAGGCGTCGCCTTACCGCCGGAAACCCGAGGGTTTCTGGTCGGGGTACCGCCGGGTAG
- the lepB gene encoding signal peptidase I, translating into MSRTSGRTDEGRGRLGSVLSGLAVALGCVLFLGGFAWGAIEYQPYTVPTESMVPTIKAGDRILAQRIDGGDVKRGDVIVFKQKSWGDMLLVKRVVAVGGDTVACCTNGKLTVNGKQIDEPYLAKGQAAESTQIPTVEVPKGRLFLLGDERSGSLDSTAHLTEAFNGTVARSAVKGRVDAIAWPMDGMLARPTGFETLGGISSPGPLRLVLTAIVVGAVLVLGGAAYGPIATRLRRRGRTRTELAGAA; encoded by the coding sequence ATGAGCAGGACGTCAGGTCGTACGGACGAGGGCCGCGGGCGGCTCGGCAGTGTGCTGTCGGGGTTGGCCGTGGCCCTCGGCTGTGTGCTCTTCCTCGGCGGCTTCGCCTGGGGTGCGATCGAATACCAGCCGTACACCGTGCCGACCGAGTCGATGGTGCCGACCATCAAGGCGGGCGATCGCATTCTGGCCCAGCGGATCGACGGCGGTGACGTCAAGCGTGGCGATGTCATCGTCTTCAAGCAGAAGAGCTGGGGCGACATGCTCCTCGTCAAGCGGGTCGTCGCGGTCGGTGGTGACACGGTCGCGTGCTGCACGAACGGCAAGCTGACCGTCAACGGCAAGCAGATCGACGAGCCGTATCTCGCCAAGGGCCAGGCGGCGGAGTCGACCCAGATCCCGACCGTCGAGGTGCCCAAGGGCCGGCTCTTCCTGCTCGGCGACGAGCGCAGCGGCTCACTGGACTCCACGGCCCACCTCACCGAGGCCTTCAACGGCACCGTCGCGCGCAGCGCGGTGAAGGGCCGGGTGGACGCCATCGCCTGGCCCATGGACGGCATGCTGGCGCGCCCCACGGGCTTCGAGACGCTGGGCGGGATCTCGTCGCCCGGGCCGCTGCGGCTGGTCCTGACCGCCATCGTGGTCGGCGCGGTGCTGGTGCTGGGCGGAGCGGCGTACGGGCCGATCGCCACGCGACTGAGGCGGCGCGGCCGGACGCGTACGGAGCTCGCCGGTGCCGCCTGA
- a CDS encoding NUDIX hydrolase yields the protein MPPEASYGGPLEDSAGGPRKVARIVLLDEQDRILLLHGHEPDDPADDWWFTPGGGLEGDETREQAALRELVEETGITEVELGPVLWRRSCSFPFAGRRWDQDEWYFLARTSQKGTVAAGLTELERRSVAGARWWTCRELTEAHETVYPTRLAGLLRRLLDEGPPARPEILDTEIV from the coding sequence GTGCCGCCTGAGGCGTCGTACGGGGGTCCGCTCGAGGACTCCGCCGGCGGGCCCCGGAAGGTGGCCAGGATCGTGCTGCTCGACGAGCAGGACCGCATTCTGCTGCTGCACGGTCACGAGCCGGACGATCCGGCGGACGACTGGTGGTTCACACCCGGCGGAGGCCTCGAGGGCGACGAGACGCGGGAGCAGGCCGCGCTGCGGGAACTCGTGGAGGAGACCGGCATCACCGAGGTCGAGCTGGGCCCGGTGCTGTGGCGGCGGAGCTGTTCGTTCCCCTTCGCGGGGCGGCGCTGGGACCAGGACGAGTGGTACTTCCTGGCCCGTACGAGCCAGAAGGGAACCGTCGCCGCCGGGCTGACGGAGCTGGAACGGCGCAGTGTCGCCGGAGCACGCTGGTGGACGTGCCGGGAACTGACCGAGGCACATGAGACGGTGTATCCGACCAGACTCGCCGGGCTGCTGCGCAGGCTGCTCGACGAGGGTCCTCCGGCCAGGCCCGAGATCCTCGACACCGAAATCGTCTAG
- a CDS encoding DUF2469 domain-containing protein: MSAEDLEKYETEMELKLYREYRDVVGLFKYVIETERRFYLTNDYEMQVHSVQGEVFFEVSMADAWVWDMYRPARFVKQVRVLTFKDVNIEELNKSDLELPGG, translated from the coding sequence ATGAGCGCCGAGGACCTCGAGAAGTACGAGACCGAGATGGAGCTGAAGCTCTATCGGGAGTACCGCGATGTCGTCGGTCTGTTCAAATATGTGATCGAGACCGAACGGCGCTTTTACCTCACCAACGACTACGAGATGCAGGTGCACTCGGTCCAGGGCGAGGTGTTCTTTGAGGTGTCCATGGCGGATGCCTGGGTGTGGGACATGTACCGACCTGCTCGTTTCGTGAAGCAGGTGCGTGTCCTTACGTTCAAGGACGTGAATATCGAGGAGCTGAACAAGAGCGATCTGGAACTGCCGGGCGGTTGA
- a CDS encoding YraN family protein produces MNTPEARNALGKYGEDLAARRLTETGMTVLARNWRGGRTGEIDIVARDGDALVVCEVKTRKAGAFEHPMEAVTPAKAQRLRGLAERWLQEHGGAPPGGVRIDLIGVVLPDRGAPVVEHARGVA; encoded by the coding sequence ATGAACACACCCGAGGCACGCAACGCACTGGGCAAGTACGGCGAGGATCTGGCCGCACGACGGCTGACCGAGACCGGGATGACGGTCCTGGCGCGCAACTGGCGCGGCGGCAGGACCGGCGAGATCGACATCGTGGCCCGGGACGGCGACGCGCTCGTCGTCTGCGAGGTCAAGACGCGCAAGGCGGGAGCCTTCGAGCACCCGATGGAGGCCGTCACGCCGGCCAAGGCACAGCGCCTGCGCGGCTTGGCCGAACGCTGGCTCCAGGAACACGGCGGGGCACCACCCGGCGGCGTCCGCATCGATCTGATCGGCGTCGTCCTCCCCGATCGCGGCGCGCCCGTGGTCGAGCACGCGCGGGGGGTGGCCTGA
- a CDS encoding YifB family Mg chelatase-like AAA ATPase, with product MGFARTCAVALVGVEGVVVEVQADLEPGVAAFTLVGLPDKSLTESKDRVRAAVVNSGSAWPQKKLTVGLSPASVPKGGSGFDLAVACAVLGAAERIDPRVLSDIVMIGELGLDGRVRPVRGVLPAVLAAADAGYEQVVVPECAAAEASLVPGISVLGVRSLRQLIAVLTDEPVPEEDPDEQGRPDPLMAGLRMPGTGAATGMHGMGAAQHDHGHDLADVVGQHSARTAVEVAAAGGHHLFLEGPPGAGKTMLAERLPAVLPRLTKGESLEVTAVHSVAGLLPPGKPLVDIAPYCAPHHSATMQALVGGGQGIARPGAVSLAHRGVLFLDETPEFSSQALDALRQPLEAGHVVIARSAGVVRFPARFLMVLAANPCPCGRFSRRDDLCECPPSMIRRYQARLSGPLLDRVDLRVEVDRVTRSELTERGARGESTETVADRVRAARERAAVRLAGTPWRTNSEVPGRELRSRWYASLGAMDEAERSLERGALTARGLDRVLRVAWSVADLVGHDRPGATDVALALQLRTGVPRGVPMAIGALS from the coding sequence ATGGGATTCGCGCGTACCTGTGCGGTGGCCCTCGTGGGCGTCGAGGGCGTGGTCGTCGAGGTCCAGGCGGACCTGGAGCCGGGCGTCGCGGCCTTCACCCTGGTCGGCCTGCCCGACAAGAGCCTGACCGAGAGCAAGGACCGGGTCCGGGCGGCGGTGGTGAACTCCGGCTCGGCGTGGCCTCAGAAGAAGCTCACGGTCGGCCTGAGCCCGGCATCCGTACCCAAGGGCGGCAGCGGCTTCGACCTGGCCGTCGCCTGCGCGGTGCTGGGAGCCGCCGAGCGCATCGATCCCCGGGTGCTCTCCGACATCGTGATGATCGGCGAGCTGGGCCTGGACGGACGTGTACGGCCGGTGCGGGGCGTGCTGCCGGCGGTCCTGGCCGCAGCGGACGCCGGGTACGAGCAGGTGGTGGTGCCCGAGTGCGCGGCCGCCGAGGCCTCGCTCGTACCGGGGATCTCGGTGCTCGGGGTGCGCAGTCTGCGCCAGCTGATCGCGGTGCTCACGGACGAGCCGGTGCCCGAGGAGGATCCGGACGAGCAGGGGCGACCGGATCCGCTGATGGCGGGACTGCGGATGCCGGGCACGGGCGCCGCCACCGGCATGCACGGGATGGGCGCGGCCCAGCACGACCACGGTCACGACCTCGCCGACGTCGTGGGCCAGCACTCGGCACGGACCGCCGTGGAGGTCGCGGCGGCGGGCGGTCACCACCTCTTCCTGGAGGGTCCCCCGGGAGCCGGCAAGACGATGCTCGCCGAGCGGCTGCCGGCCGTCCTGCCGCGGCTCACCAAGGGTGAATCCCTGGAGGTCACCGCCGTCCACTCGGTCGCCGGCCTGCTGCCACCGGGCAAACCCCTGGTCGACATCGCTCCCTACTGCGCCCCGCACCACTCGGCGACCATGCAGGCCCTCGTCGGCGGCGGCCAGGGAATCGCACGGCCGGGCGCGGTGTCCCTGGCTCACCGCGGGGTGCTCTTTCTGGACGAAACGCCCGAATTCAGCAGCCAGGCCCTCGACGCGCTGCGCCAGCCCCTGGAGGCGGGGCATGTGGTGATCGCGCGCAGTGCGGGGGTGGTGCGGTTTCCGGCGCGGTTCCTGATGGTGCTGGCGGCGAACCCCTGTCCCTGCGGCCGTTTCTCGCGGCGGGACGACCTGTGCGAGTGCCCGCCCTCCATGATCCGCCGCTACCAGGCCAGGCTCTCCGGGCCGCTGCTCGACCGCGTCGACCTGCGGGTCGAGGTGGACCGCGTCACCAGGTCCGAGCTGACCGAGCGCGGTGCGCGGGGCGAATCCACCGAGACGGTCGCCGACCGGGTGCGGGCGGCCAGGGAGCGGGCCGCCGTGCGGCTGGCGGGCACGCCCTGGCGGACGAACAGCGAAGTGCCGGGCCGGGAGCTGCGCAGCCGCTGGTACGCGTCCCTGGGCGCGATGGACGAGGCGGAGCGGAGCCTTGAGCGAGGTGCCCTGACCGCCCGCGGCCTCGACCGGGTGCTGCGTGTCGCCTGGAGCGTCGCGGACCTCGTGGGACACGACCGACCCGGCGCGACGGACGTCGCCCTCGCCCTGCAACTGCGCACCGGGGTCCCCCGTGGGGTACCGATGGCGATCGGCGCGCTCTCGTGA
- the dprA gene encoding DNA-processing protein DprA, whose amino-acid sequence MSQEDERLQRAFLARVIEPGDEVFGRWLRAVGAAEAVRRLVVGGEQPRGVTDKRWAGLRARAERADPERDLAVAREAGTRFVCPGDPEWPAQLDDLGDTRPTGLWVRGMPSLRIWALRSVAVVGARACTEYGAHMAATLGAGLAERGWVVVSGGAYGVDGAAHRGALGAGGATVAVLACGVDRPYPRGHTELISRIAEQGLVVGELPPGDHPTPSRFILRNRVIAALTRGTVVVEAAYRSGALVTARAAQRLGRFAMGVPGPVTSGLSAGVHELLRGEAVLVTDAAEVAELVGDIGELAPDRRGPVLPRDLLDPGAGRVLAALPARGLAGAEDIARGAGTTTDDAVGRLYELRSLGFVERHGDGWKLTRQAMISVRGDRHGC is encoded by the coding sequence GTGAGCCAGGAGGACGAGAGGCTCCAGCGGGCCTTCCTCGCGCGGGTGATCGAACCGGGCGACGAGGTCTTCGGGCGCTGGCTGCGGGCGGTCGGTGCCGCGGAGGCGGTCCGGCGGCTCGTCGTGGGCGGCGAGCAACCACGGGGAGTGACGGACAAGCGCTGGGCGGGACTGCGGGCCCGGGCGGAGCGAGCGGATCCGGAGCGGGACCTCGCGGTGGCGCGGGAGGCCGGAACCCGGTTCGTGTGCCCCGGGGACCCCGAGTGGCCGGCGCAACTCGACGATCTCGGCGACACACGTCCCACCGGCCTGTGGGTACGGGGGATGCCCAGCCTGCGGATATGGGCGCTGCGCTCGGTCGCCGTGGTCGGAGCCCGGGCCTGCACCGAGTACGGCGCCCATATGGCCGCCACGCTCGGCGCCGGGCTCGCCGAGCGGGGCTGGGTGGTGGTGTCGGGCGGTGCCTACGGGGTGGACGGCGCCGCGCACCGGGGCGCCCTCGGGGCGGGCGGCGCCACCGTCGCCGTGCTGGCCTGCGGAGTCGACCGGCCCTATCCGCGCGGACACACCGAGTTGATCAGCAGGATCGCCGAACAGGGGCTGGTCGTGGGGGAGTTGCCGCCAGGTGACCATCCCACGCCGAGCAGATTCATCCTCAGGAACCGGGTCATCGCCGCGCTCACCCGGGGGACCGTGGTCGTCGAGGCCGCGTACCGCAGTGGCGCGCTGGTCACGGCGCGGGCGGCGCAGCGGCTGGGGCGGTTCGCGATGGGGGTGCCGGGCCCCGTCACCAGCGGGCTGTCGGCCGGGGTGCACGAGCTGCTGCGCGGGGAGGCGGTCCTGGTCACGGACGCCGCGGAGGTCGCGGAACTGGTGGGCGACATCGGTGAGCTGGCCCCGGACCGGCGCGGGCCCGTGCTGCCGCGTGACCTGCTGGATCCAGGCGCCGGACGTGTGCTGGCCGCGTTGCCGGCGCGCGGTCTGGCGGGAGCGGAGGACATCGCCCGCGGGGCGGGGACCACCACGGACGACGCGGTCGGGAGGCTGTACGAACTCCGATCACTTGGTTTCGTCGAACGACACGGCGACGGCTGGAAGTTGACACGCCAGGCAATGATCTCGGTCCGCGGCGATCGTCACGGGTGTTGA
- the whiG gene encoding RNA polymerase sigma factor WhiG: protein MPQHTSGSDRAAIPPAARDGGSVRPPAPSTLDELWRSYKATGDERLREQLILHYSPLVKYVAGRVSVGLPANVEQADFVSSGVFGLIDAIEKFDIEREIKFETYAITRIRGAMIDELRALDWIPRSVRQKARNVERAYATLEARLRRTPSEGEVASEMGIGVEELHAVFSQLSLANVVALEELLHVGGEGGGRLSLMDTLEDTAADNPVEIAEDRELRRFLARAINTLPEREKTVVTLYYYEGLTLAEIGNVLGVTESRVSQIHTKSVLQLRAKLASFGR from the coding sequence ATGCCCCAGCACACCTCCGGGTCCGATCGGGCGGCGATCCCCCCAGCCGCCCGCGACGGCGGTAGCGTGCGGCCGCCCGCTCCCTCGACGCTCGACGAGTTGTGGCGGTCGTACAAGGCGACGGGGGACGAGCGGCTGCGCGAGCAGTTGATCCTGCACTACTCGCCGCTGGTGAAGTACGTCGCCGGGCGGGTGAGCGTGGGTCTGCCGGCCAATGTGGAGCAGGCCGACTTCGTCTCGTCGGGGGTGTTCGGGCTGATCGACGCGATCGAGAAGTTCGACATCGAGCGGGAGATCAAGTTCGAGACGTACGCGATCACGCGGATCCGGGGCGCGATGATCGACGAGTTGCGGGCGCTGGACTGGATCCCACGGTCGGTGCGGCAGAAGGCGCGCAATGTGGAGCGTGCGTACGCGACGCTCGAGGCGCGGCTGCGGCGGACGCCGTCGGAGGGTGAGGTGGCCTCCGAGATGGGGATCGGGGTGGAGGAACTCCACGCGGTCTTCAGCCAGTTGTCGCTGGCCAACGTGGTGGCGCTGGAGGAGCTGTTGCACGTCGGCGGTGAGGGCGGTGGCCGGCTGAGTCTGATGGACACGCTGGAGGACACCGCGGCGGACAATCCGGTGGAGATCGCCGAGGACCGGGAGCTGCGGAGGTTTCTGGCACGGGCGATCAACACGTTGCCGGAGCGGGAGAAGACCGTGGTCACGCTCTACTACTACGAGGGCCTGACGCTCGCGGAGATCGGGAACGTGCTGGGAGTGACGGAGAGCCGGGTGAGCCAGATCCACACCAAGTCGGTGCTCCAGTTGCGCGCCAAGCTGGCGAGTTTCGGGCGCTGA
- a CDS encoding TetR/AcrR family transcriptional regulator produces MAEHRSMQRAALLDAARSLLSEGGTEALTFPALAERTGLARSSVYEYFRSRAAVVEELCEVDFPVWAAEVSAAMAAADGPEGKVEAYVRQQLALVGDRRHRAVVAISASELDAGAREKIRAAHGGLVAMIVDALRQMGHAEPRLAAMLLQGVVDAAVRRIELGAAEEPGVITDAAVGMALRGVRG; encoded by the coding sequence GTGGCCGAGCACCGGTCGATGCAGCGAGCCGCCCTGCTGGACGCGGCCCGGTCCCTGCTGTCCGAGGGCGGGACGGAGGCGCTGACCTTCCCGGCCCTCGCCGAGCGCACGGGGCTCGCGCGGTCCTCCGTGTACGAGTACTTCCGGTCCCGGGCGGCCGTGGTCGAAGAGCTGTGCGAGGTGGACTTTCCGGTCTGGGCCGCGGAGGTCTCGGCGGCGATGGCGGCGGCGGACGGGCCCGAGGGCAAGGTCGAGGCGTACGTTCGGCAGCAGTTGGCCCTGGTCGGGGACCGGCGGCACCGGGCTGTCGTGGCGATCTCCGCGAGTGAGCTCGACGCCGGGGCCCGGGAGAAGATCCGCGCGGCGCACGGCGGACTGGTGGCGATGATCGTCGACGCGCTGCGGCAGATGGGCCACGCCGAGCCCCGGCTGGCCGCGATGCTCCTTCAGGGCGTGGTCGACGCGGCGGTCCGGAGGATCGAACTGGGGGCCGCGGAGGAGCCCGGCGTGATCACGGACGCCGCGGTGGGTATGGCACTACGGGGCGTACGCGGCTGA
- a CDS encoding M23 family metallopeptidase, whose translation MRAKRCVRTWLGLLLGMTVTVLGALTPSALARANGPAPPSAAGPPAPDATVPPVARLWPVGLRPSVLRGWDPPATPYARGHRGVDLAAPPGVPVRSVAAGRVSFAGRVAGRGAVAVELTGTGAPPLRTTFTPVRATVHQGDEVTAGEVLGTLEPGDAHCGTPCLHWGLRRERTYLNPLSLLPPWLLHRDPSRLLPVTSVLP comes from the coding sequence ATGCGAGCGAAACGATGTGTGCGTACGTGGCTGGGGTTGCTGTTGGGAATGACGGTGACCGTGCTGGGTGCGCTGACCCCCTCAGCCCTGGCCCGGGCGAACGGTCCGGCGCCGCCGTCCGCCGCCGGTCCACCGGCGCCCGACGCTACGGTTCCGCCGGTCGCCCGCCTCTGGCCGGTGGGTCTGCGCCCCTCGGTCCTGCGGGGTTGGGACCCGCCTGCGACGCCGTATGCCCGCGGCCATCGTGGAGTGGACCTCGCGGCACCCCCGGGCGTCCCGGTCCGCTCCGTCGCGGCCGGCCGCGTCTCCTTCGCTGGGCGGGTCGCGGGGCGTGGAGCGGTCGCCGTCGAACTGACGGGCACGGGCGCTCCGCCCCTGCGCACGACTTTCACCCCGGTACGGGCAACCGTGCACCAGGGTGACGAGGTGACCGCGGGCGAGGTACTGGGCACGCTCGAACCGGGCGACGCCCACTGCGGAACGCCATGCCTGCACTGGGGCCTGCGAAGAGAGAGAACGTACTTGAACCCCCTGTCCCTGCTCCCGCCCTGGCTCCTGCACAGGGACCCGTCCCGCCTGCTCCCGGTGACGAGCGTGCTGCCGTGA